Genomic segment of Mycolicibacterium psychrotolerans:
CCGGGCACCGAGGTGCCCCCGGTGTCCAACCCCGGCCAATGGGACGCGCTTGCGCGTTGCGAAGCCGGAGGTAATTGGGGCATCAACACCGGTAACGGTTTTTTCGGTGGCGTCCAATTTGATCAAAATACCTGGGAGCGCAACGGTGGTCTGAGGTATGCTCAGCGGGCTGATCTGGCAACGAGAGAAGAGCAGATCGCAATAGCTGAAGTGACCAGGGCGCGCCAAGGGTGGGGAGCGTGGCCGGTCTGTAGTGGGAGGATCGGTGCGTCGTGACAATTCGACTGCTCGGGCGAACTGAGATTCGCCACCTGGCAAAGTCCATCGACTTCCGGCCACGCAAGTCTTTCGGCCAGAACTTCGTGCACGACGCCAACACCGTGCGCCGCATCGTGTCCGCGTCGGGGGTGAACCGGAACGATCACGTGCTCGAGGTCGGTCCCGGCCTCGGGTCGCTGACGCTGGCGCTGCTCGATCGCGGCTCCCGCGTGACGGCCGTCGAGATCGACCCCGTGCTGGCCGAGCAGCTACCCACCACGGTCGCCGATCACTCGCACAGCGAGATCAATCGGCTGCAGGTGCTCAACCGCGACATCCTGACCTTCCAGCGCGAGGAGCTCACCGACGAGCCCACCGCGCTGGTCGCGAACCTGCCCTACAACGTTGCTGTTCCCGCACTGCTGCACCTGCTCGCCGAGTTCCCCTCCATTCGCACCGTCATGGTGATGGTGCAGGCCGAGGTCGCGGAGCGGCTGGCGGCCGAGCCGGGCGGCAAGGACTACGGCATCCCCAGCGTCAAGGCGCGTTTCTTCGGCAACGTGCGCCGCTACGGCATGGTCTCGCCGACGGTGTTCTGGCCGATCCCGCGCGTCTACTCCGGTCTGGTGCGCATCGACCGCTACGAAACCTCCCCGTGGCCGACCGACCCTGAGTTCCGCCAGCAGGTCTTCGAGCTCATCGACGTCGCGTTCGCGCAGCGCCGGAAGACGGCACGAAACGCGTTCGCCGAGTGGGCGGGCTCGGGCAACGAGTCGGCCAGCCGGCTGCTCGCCGCGAGCATCGACCCGTCCCGCCGTGGCGAGACGCTCGGCATCGCGGACTTCGTCCGGCTGCTGCAGCGCAACGCCGATTGGCACGTCATCCCCAAGCCCGCCCCGGCGGTGACCGTCGAGCCCACCGCCGACGGGCTCGACGCCCACATCACGTCGTCGTCGTAGGCCCCGGCCCTTCCGCGTGCAATGCCGCCAGTGTGCGTTCCCGTACGTGTCATGCGGCGAGTCGCGGACGACACGGCACAGCTGTGACCGGTTCACCCGCGCCGCGCCGCGGCGTTAGGGTCGTGCGGTGTCCGCGCGCGACGGAAATACGGCTTCGGAGTGGGTTCCCACCGGTTCGGTGACCGTCCGCGTGCCCGGCAAGGTGAACCTGTACCTCGAGGTCGGCGACCGCCGTGCGGACGGCTACCACGAGCTGGCCACCGTGTTCCACGCCGTGTCGCTGCTCGACGAGGTGACGGTGAGCACCTCGGACGTGCTGACGCTCGCGGTGGCCGGTGAAGGCGCGGACTCGCTGCCCACCGACGAGCGCAATCTCGCCTGGCGGGCCGCCGAACTGATGGCCGAGCACGTCGGCCGCGCTCCGGATGTCGCGATCTCCATCGACAAGACCATTCCGGTGGCCGGCGGTATGGCAGGCGGCAGCGCCGACGCCGCCGCCGTGCTGGTGGCGATGAACGAACTGTGGGAGCTCGGGGTGCCCCGCCGGGATCTGCACGCGCTGTCCGCGCAGCTGGGCTCCGATGTGCCGTTCGCTCTGCACGGTGGCACCGCGCTCGGTACCGGACGCGGCGAGGAATTGGCAACAGTGTTGACTCGCAACACCTTTCACTGGGTTCTTGCTTTCTCCGACGGCGGCCTGTCGACGGCGAAGGTGTTCGCCGAGATCGACCGGCTACGCGAGGCGCAGGAGCGCACGCTGCCGCCCCGGCTGGAGTCGGCCGAGCCGGTGCTGGCCGCGTTGGCGTCAGGCGATCCGGCCGAGCTGGCGCCGTTGCTCGGCAACGATCTGCAGCCCGCCGCGCTGACACTCGACCCGTCGCTGCGCCGCACGCTGCGTGCCGGGGTCGAGGCGGGCGCGCTGGCCGGCGTGGTGTCCGGATCGGGGCCGACGTGTGCGTTCCTGTGCACGTCGGCCGGGTCGGCCGTCGACGTCGGCACCGAACTCGCCGGCGCCGGAGTGTGCCGGACCGTGCGGGTGGCGAGCGGGCCGGTGCACGGCGCTCGAGTGGTGCCGAGCCCGTCGGCGTCGGTGTGAACGAGAGCTGTGACAAACGCCTCAAAACACGCGCGCGTTTGGCAGTTACTTAAGAGTTGCCTAAGATGATCGACGGTGAGAGCTAGCGGTCGAGAAGTGGACGCGAAATCCTCCGTCGTTACCGACGGTGGGCGTCCGAACAGGTCCGGCCGCGAGGCGGCGACATCACCGATTCGAGACGAAACCGCTGCCCAAACGTGTGCGCGCCTCCATGCGAAGGCCGCTCAACAGGCGGAACATGGCAAACGCGCATGTGCACAGGGGCAGATGTCGGCGAGGAGGTCGTCGTGAGCAAGTTCACCGAGAAGATGTACCGGAATGCCCGCAGCACCACCCGGGGCATGGTCACCGGCGAACCCCATGAGCCGGTGCGGCACACCTGGGGCGAGGTGCACGAGCGGGCTCGCCGCATCGCCGGTGGACTCGCGGCGGCAGGCGTCGGACGCGGGGACGCGGTCGGCGTGCTCGCCGGACTTCCCGTCGAGATCGCTCCGACGGCCCAGGGCCTGTGGATGCGCGGCGCCTCGCTGACCATGCTGCACCAGCCCACCCCGCGCACCGACCTCGTGATGTGGGCCGAGGACACGATGAACGTCATCGGCATGATCGAGGCCAAGGCCGTCATCGTCTCCGAGCCGTTCCTGGTGGCGACCCCCGTGCTGGAGGAGAAGGGCATCACGGTCCTGACCGTCGAGGACCTGCTGTCTGCGGATCCGATCGATCCGATCGAGGTCGGCGAGGACGACCTGGCGCTGATGCAATTGACGAGCGGGTCTACTGGATCGCCCAAGGCTGTGCAGATCACGCACCGCAACATCCACTCCAACGCCGAGGCGATGTTCATCGGCGCCCAGTACGACGTCGAGACCGACGTGATGGTGAGCTGGCTGCCCTGCTTCCACGACATGGGCATGGTCGGCTTCCTGACCATCCCGATGTACTTCGGCGCCGAGCTGGTCAAGGTCACCCCGCTGGACTTCCTGCGCGACACGCTGCTGTGGGCCAAGCTCATCGACAAGTACAAGGGCACGATGACCGCCGCCCCGAACTTCGCCTACGCGCTGTTCGCCAAGCGGCTGCGCCGTCAGGCCAAGCCCGGTGAGTTCGATCTGTCGACGCTGCGGTTCGCGCTGTCGGGCGCCGAGCCCGTCGACCCCGCCGACGTCGAGGATCTGATCGAGGCGGGCAAGCCGTTCGGCCTGAACCCCGGCGCGATCCTGCCGGCCTACGGCATGGCCGAGACCACGCTGGCGGTGTCGTTCTCCCCGTGCAACGCGGGCCTGGTGGTCGACGAGGTCGACGCCGATCTGCTGGCCGCGCTGCGCCGCGCCGTGCCCGCCACCAAGGGCAACACCAAGCGGCTGGCCGACCTGGGCCCGCTGCTCACCGACCTCGAGGCCCGCGTCATCGACGACCATGGCAACGTCATGCCGCCGCGCGGCGTCGGTGTCATCGAATTGCGCGGTGAGTGCGTGACCCCGGGTTACATGACGATGGGCGGCTTCATCCCGGCGCAGGACGAGCACGGCTGGTACGACACCGGTGACCTCGGCTACATGACCGAGGACGGTCACGTCGTGGTGTGCGGACGCGTCAAGGACGTCATCATCATGGCCGGCCGCAACATCTATCCGACCGACATCGAACGGGCGGCGGGCCGGGTCGAGGGCGTGCGGCCGGGTTGTGCGGTCGCCGTCCGCCTGGACGCCGGGCACTCGCGGGAGACCTTCGCGGTCGCCGTCGAGTCCAACGCCTGGCAGGACCCCGCCGAGGTGCGCCGTATCGAGCACCAGGTGGCCCACGAGGTGGTCGCCGAGGTCGAGATGCGGCCGCGCAACGTCGTCGTGCTCGGGCCGGGCAGCATCCCGAAGACGTCGTCGGGCAAGCTGCGCCGCTCGACCTCCGTCTCGCTGGTCACGTAACCCTTTCTTCCGCGAGCGAGCGCGTCTGCACGCGACACGCCGCGCCGCGCCGGCATTTCACGCACGCTCGCGGCCGACGGGCGGCAGGTAGTCGCCGACGAGCTCGCGGTCCCACCACCGCCGGTGCTCGCGCAGTTCCCGCCACGACGTGAACCGGTACTCGTAGAGCCGCGCGCGCAGGTAGCGCGGCGGCGCGTCGGGGAACGGGTTGTGGCCGAGCAGCCGCAGCGTGGCGGGATCGCCTCGCAGCAGCCGGGCCATCAGCGGTCTGAACCAGTCCTGCGCGTATGTCGGTGACAGCGCGGCGAACCACATCAGCCAGTCCAGCCGCAGGTGGTAGGGCGCCCACTGGCGCGGCATCCGGCGGGGATCGCCCGGCTTGCCCTTGAAGCCGTACTCCTTCCACACCGCGTCCGCCGTGGGCCGGGCCGCGTCGGTGCCCTCGATCACCACCTCGTAGCGGACGCGGCCGACCGTGCCGAACGCCCCGTAGGTGTTCACCAGCCGCAGCGCGTTGAACGAGGCGTTCATCTTCTGCGTCCGGCCGACCATGTTGGCCACCGGCCAGTAACTCAGCACCACGGTCGACACCGTGCCCGCGATCACCAGGACGGTGAACCACACCGGTGTCGCCACCTGTGCGGGGGTCGCGGGCACGGGCAGCACCGTGGCGAACGCGGCCCGGTCCACCGCGCTGAACGCGAGGATGATCGTCAGCCAGTTCAGCCAGGCGAAGTTCCCGGACGCCACCAGCCACAGCTGCGTGACGATGACGACCGCCGCCGCGATCGACGCCACCGGTTGCGGAGCGAACAACCCGAACGGCACCAGCAGCTGGGCGACGTGGTTGCCGGCCACCTCGATGCGGTGCAGCGGCCGGGGCAGGTGATGGAAGAACCAGCTCAGCGGCCCCGGCATCGGCTGCGTCTCGTGGTGGTAGTCCAGGCAGCTGAGGTCACGCCAGCACGGGTCGCCACGCATCTTGATCAGCCCGGCGCCGAACTCGACGCGGAACAGCAGCCAGCGCAGCAACCACAGCGTCAGCAGCGGCGGTGCGGTCTCGTCGTTGCCCAGCAGCATCATCAGGAAGCCCGCCTCGAGCAGCAGCGACTCCCAGCCGAACCCGTACCAGCGCTGGCCCACGTTGACGATCGACAGGTAACCCGCCCACAGCGTCAGCCACGCCAGCGTCGCCACCCACAGCGGGACCACGTCGTCGACCCCGGCGACGATCGCGCCGGCCAGCGCCGCGCCGGCCCAGCAGACCACGGCGAAGAAGCGGTCGGAGTAATGGAGGTGAAAGATGCTCGGCGCTGCCCGGAACGGCACCCGCTCGAGGAAGCGCGGTATCGGGAGCATGCCGTCGCGGCCGAGGAGCGCGCGGAACTGGCGGCCCGCGCCGATGAACGCGATCAGGTACACCGCCGCCACGCCGCGCTGCAGCACCTCCCGGGCCAGCCAGTATCCCGGCGCGGTGAACCAGTCCGCATGCACGGTTCCAGTCAACGCCGTCGCCTGCCGCGGCAAAAGCATTGGCCGGATGTCGGTCGGCGCGGATACCGTCGGTGCCATGAACCCGGCCATCGAAGCGATCGACCTCGTCAAGCGGTTCGGTGACCACACCGCGGTCGACGGGGTCAGCTTCGCCGTCCCGCCGGGCAGCGTGCTGGGTCTGCTGGGGCCCAACGGTGCGGGTAAGACGACGACGGTGCGGATGATGACGACGCTCACCGCG
This window contains:
- the rsmA gene encoding 16S rRNA (adenine(1518)-N(6)/adenine(1519)-N(6))-dimethyltransferase RsmA; this encodes MTIRLLGRTEIRHLAKSIDFRPRKSFGQNFVHDANTVRRIVSASGVNRNDHVLEVGPGLGSLTLALLDRGSRVTAVEIDPVLAEQLPTTVADHSHSEINRLQVLNRDILTFQREELTDEPTALVANLPYNVAVPALLHLLAEFPSIRTVMVMVQAEVAERLAAEPGGKDYGIPSVKARFFGNVRRYGMVSPTVFWPIPRVYSGLVRIDRYETSPWPTDPEFRQQVFELIDVAFAQRRKTARNAFAEWAGSGNESASRLLAASIDPSRRGETLGIADFVRLLQRNADWHVIPKPAPAVTVEPTADGLDAHITSSS
- a CDS encoding 4-(cytidine 5'-diphospho)-2-C-methyl-D-erythritol kinase codes for the protein MSARDGNTASEWVPTGSVTVRVPGKVNLYLEVGDRRADGYHELATVFHAVSLLDEVTVSTSDVLTLAVAGEGADSLPTDERNLAWRAAELMAEHVGRAPDVAISIDKTIPVAGGMAGGSADAAAVLVAMNELWELGVPRRDLHALSAQLGSDVPFALHGGTALGTGRGEELATVLTRNTFHWVLAFSDGGLSTAKVFAEIDRLREAQERTLPPRLESAEPVLAALASGDPAELAPLLGNDLQPAALTLDPSLRRTLRAGVEAGALAGVVSGSGPTCAFLCTSAGSAVDVGTELAGAGVCRTVRVASGPVHGARVVPSPSASV
- a CDS encoding fatty acyl-AMP ligase, which translates into the protein MSKFTEKMYRNARSTTRGMVTGEPHEPVRHTWGEVHERARRIAGGLAAAGVGRGDAVGVLAGLPVEIAPTAQGLWMRGASLTMLHQPTPRTDLVMWAEDTMNVIGMIEAKAVIVSEPFLVATPVLEEKGITVLTVEDLLSADPIDPIEVGEDDLALMQLTSGSTGSPKAVQITHRNIHSNAEAMFIGAQYDVETDVMVSWLPCFHDMGMVGFLTIPMYFGAELVKVTPLDFLRDTLLWAKLIDKYKGTMTAAPNFAYALFAKRLRRQAKPGEFDLSTLRFALSGAEPVDPADVEDLIEAGKPFGLNPGAILPAYGMAETTLAVSFSPCNAGLVVDEVDADLLAALRRAVPATKGNTKRLADLGPLLTDLEARVIDDHGNVMPPRGVGVIELRGECVTPGYMTMGGFIPAQDEHGWYDTGDLGYMTEDGHVVVCGRVKDVIIMAGRNIYPTDIERAAGRVEGVRPGCAVAVRLDAGHSRETFAVAVESNAWQDPAEVRRIEHQVAHEVVAEVEMRPRNVVVLGPGSIPKTSSGKLRRSTSVSLVT
- a CDS encoding lipase maturation factor family protein, producing the protein MHADWFTAPGYWLAREVLQRGVAAVYLIAFIGAGRQFRALLGRDGMLPIPRFLERVPFRAAPSIFHLHYSDRFFAVVCWAGAALAGAIVAGVDDVVPLWVATLAWLTLWAGYLSIVNVGQRWYGFGWESLLLEAGFLMMLLGNDETAPPLLTLWLLRWLLFRVEFGAGLIKMRGDPCWRDLSCLDYHHETQPMPGPLSWFFHHLPRPLHRIEVAGNHVAQLLVPFGLFAPQPVASIAAAVVIVTQLWLVASGNFAWLNWLTIILAFSAVDRAAFATVLPVPATPAQVATPVWFTVLVIAGTVSTVVLSYWPVANMVGRTQKMNASFNALRLVNTYGAFGTVGRVRYEVVIEGTDAARPTADAVWKEYGFKGKPGDPRRMPRQWAPYHLRLDWLMWFAALSPTYAQDWFRPLMARLLRGDPATLRLLGHNPFPDAPPRYLRARLYEYRFTSWRELREHRRWWDRELVGDYLPPVGRERA